The Eulemur rufifrons isolate Redbay chromosome 12, OSU_ERuf_1, whole genome shotgun sequence DNA window TCCCACGGGAGCAAAGGCTCAGCCGAGGCCAGCGCCCTCCCAGGCGGGCACTTACTCCGGCGGGTTTGGAGCAGGTCTCTACCCCTGGGGGCAGGAGAGCGGGCTCTACAGCCATGCCTGTGCTGAAGAGAGGTCCCCTCTGTGCAGTCCCAGGGGTCTGTCtgattatatttagaaaataaaaaactggagTGGGTTTagaagaggctggggagaggccaAAGGCATCATGCCAAATATGCACTGCAGCCTCAGCCGGGAATAGAAGACAGCGAACCCAGACGTGCATATCCTGGGTGACTCTTCTCAGCTTATTCATGAGCAAACTGGAGTCAGGCAGTcaacagaaatatgaaaacaaagtATCTCATCAAGCCCTCAGTCTAGAAATAGCTTGGCACAGGATCTCTTGTATGTCAGcacatttacttttattattttttttacattccttATTTGTAATTAATATTCACTATGCTTGGAATGACTGGCTCAACAAACTCGAGCAAGATCTTGAGAAAAGTAAGGAGCAAAGGGCGTTGAGCACTAAAGAATCTTCACGTACAAGGGCCCTACCTGGCTTCAGTTGCTCAGAAATATGCTCTTTAGAAGCACCGTGGAAGAATGAACCCTCGATTGATTAGGGGTGCCAGGATCCCACGTAGGAATTATGTGCTTAACCCTacgattttcattttccttccatcCCCAAAACCCCCATTCATACCTTATTACACACTCCGTAAGACTGTGTTATGAATCAGCTGAGATAATCTAAGAGTACATGTTTGATAAGAATACAATCCTATCAAAATGTGACCTGTTGGTGTTATTCCTTGAGGAGGCTACGGAAAAGGGATAAGGATCGTCACAGTCTGAGTCAATAAGCAGGAGAAGATGAGTGCCGGGTGTGACAAGATGTCACTAGGTGAAAAAGAGAGTCACAGATCAGTTGCATTTCTGTCCCTCTGAAACTAAGTTTATAGCTCAGTTTCTAGCCTATCACCATCTCTGGATAGGTAAGAGATACTCCCTGGAATAGGAAAAGAAAGTGGAATATTACAAAATTCTGGGAagccttataaaaaaaaaaaaacagaaaatggcaaGGAAAGGaagcttttaagaaaatttttttcatcagacCATCACCTTTGATGCtagattcattcaacaaacatttattgagcaccgtCGACAAGCCACCCATTTCCTTATGCCAGCCATGCAATACTTCAAATCTCGCCTTTCGGGAGCTTCCATTTTAGATCCCACGTCAGTCAGCCTTCTCTGGCGTCTCTTTTTGTCCTTCCTCTTTATTTGGTGTGCAACACCTATTCCAAGGATCGGAGCAAATGTCACCCTTTTTCTCACCAGAATGGCAGAAGAAAAGCCTGCAGGTCCCATGTTGCATAAGGCAGATGGTATTTCTAATTCCAGGTGGAATGTCCCCTACGGATGCAACACAACAGAGTGATCTTTAATTCATGGAGTGCAGAAAATACAGAACGGCCTCAGCCTACAGCCAGACTCCAAATGTGTATCATCTTCTTACCAAGCTAAGTATCTTTGGACAAATCCCAACTTAGCTGAGCTTTAGTTTCTTAGCTTTAAAATACAAACAATCATTTCTATGTCAAAGCATTGCCAGGAGGACCCCAAGGTGTGCTGCACAGGAGATCACCTGGCCTCGCGGGCCCTGAGCAGCCCAGAGAGGTCTCAAGCTCTGTGGCGAGAGATGTGCATTAAGGGAAAGCACATTGGGAGTTTTGGAAACCAGAATGGAATGACGGGGGCGGGTCTTGGTCTCTAGGAAAACTGGAAATAGCTCTGATTCTCAGCTTACGGCCCAATCTTTAATTTTATGCCGTACAATGAaatggagacagacaataaaagtCCTCTCCCCACGTGTGTGTCGGGACGTGTGTGCTTGTGAATCAGATATGACCACAACCACCTGAAGTTCCCACAAGGAAAGCACTTTGCACAAGAGATGCTCGAAAGAAAGGTCTTACTTATGCCGGGTCTGCAAACACGTATCACAACTTCAAAAATAACACAGTGCTGGTCTTGCATGATTATAAAAACAGCCTTGCACAATAGCCCAGCTCCAAAAGGGGCCCACGCTATTATCCTGGGTCCCTTCATCCCTGCCACGGCTCAGCGGGGACGACAAAATGAACAGGTGGGTCTGCCTTTGCTTTAGTAAAGATCCAGAAGCCACCAGCCTAAAACTTTGGAGATCTGGATTCTAGCCTTACTTCTTTGAATAACTCAGTTTCTCTCCTTGGATAATTTAACTGgttatgcctcagttttctcatctgtgacatGGGTTATCTGTGCAAGgtgggaaaatatttaaagtgtggaGATCTCCTATGACCATAACTATCCATTGCCTAGCGGTGAATTAGCACTTTCTCTGGGCTGCGGTTTTCCCCTTGTGGAGTGTGGGCTGCTAGGGAAGATCTCTGATTCCTGCCCAGCTCTGACATTTGTGTGACTGTAACTTCCTTCTGGGAACCTTTCCCAGACTGCAGATTGCAGCAAATGCTTCTGGTTTGCAACAAAGACGCCCCTTTGACTTATGTTACGACTCTCACAACTCTCACGTAGCGTTTACGAGCTCTTCATGGGGAAGATCAAAATGGCCCAGGGCTGAGCCCCGGGGGGGGAGAGGCCACCTGCGCCCACTTACAACACACAGACACAGCTGCGCCCTGTCCACGCACCGACACGCACGTGAGCGGGattcctgccccaccctcccaggGCCGATCAAGAGACGTTTACCTGAGTTGGTTTGGAGCACACAGACGAGAACAGCAAAAAGAAAGACGACCTTCATAGTTTCAGGTCCCCTCGGAACTCCCTGTCCTCCTGTGCAGGAAAGCAGGTGTGACGAGTGACGGGATGAAGTGGGgcggaaaaggaataaaatgggaCATTTATAGGTTGTTGAGAACACTGCTCAGAAACGAGCATATTTATCTGCTCTACTGAGTAAGGCTGTGGGCAGAAGGTACTGACTACTCTTCCCTTTCTGCCTAAAAATAGACAGGCTTCTTGGTGTCTTGAGAAGCAGAGGTGGACCAATGACTCGATGGCTGTATGGAGGTTGAGGAGGAAAGAGAACCGGCATCGAGGGGCGGCCGTGTAGCCGGGAACTGCTCTGGGTGGCGGCGATGCAGTTGTCAGACGTCCTCCCTGCCTGCAGGGGGATTTCGGTTGGGGCAGCGGCCACCACAGTTGAGCAGATGAACAGGCGACGACCAGGCAAATGGCTCCCAGGAGGTTACCCTGCAGAAACTGGGGCCCCTGTGCCCCAAGAGACGTGCACAAGAGTGTTCGCTGTAGCATCATTCACTGCAGCAACAGAACGCAGCCCAGAGAGCGTAGCACGACAGTAATAAAACAAGTAGTGTATTTCCACaaagcaacaaaaacagaaaatgacaacTATAGATGCATACAGTCACATGGATGAACCCCACAAAATtatgctgagagaaaaaaaaccaaatacaacgtattatattattctaaaaatttGGCAGAACAAACATATGTGTTCATTAAAATCCAAGATGCTGTCTGCTTTGGGGGAAGAGGGCGGATTCTCCTCTCATTTGACAAAGTTTCCCCCTCgagggggtggcagggagcaCCCGGGGCCACAGCTGGGACATGCTCCACCAGAGCAGCACAGAGACCCCTGAGAGCGGCACGCAGGGCTCGTCCCCATAGGGAGGGGCCATCAGAGCAGAGTCCGCAAGTAACTGGCACATTGCAGCCCCttgggcaggcaggtgggaggggatgaCTAGAATTCACTGAGGGGGTTTCAGagctcagaggaggaggagggctgcaGCTGAAAGAGAAGGGATTTGGGAAACAGatggaagagagagaacagaTTCTCTGGAAGGCTTTTCTGGTGTCCTAACGGCTTTAGAGGACTGGCCAGATGCTTCAGCCCAGCACGCACAGAAGCATTTAGACCTCACAGAGCCATTTAGTCAGACCCCTCCAGGGAAGCCCCTCTGCCTGGTATCGGGGCTGCACATTGTTCCCTGCAGCCGGGGTGGGTTCCCACCGTGCTGTCCCCAGAGGCAATGCTAATGTTACTCATCTTGCTCCAGAGAATTATTTTGGTTTATCGAGAAAAAGGCAGACCCTGCTTTAATTCAGTCTCTGTTCATTAAGGCACACTAActtctatttttgttcttatttctcgGGGAGATTCCCTGGGTGGAGGAGGGTCATTTCCCGTGACCTGAGAGACAAGATTGAGCCAGGGCAGAGCAGGCCACGCCTGCAGGGCTGTGGTGACCACCACACTTGGGGACAGGAAGAAGAGATTAGGTGTGGCCATCACTGAAGTCACAGGAAGCCAAATGGGGACGGCACTGACTGAGCCTGCCCACGCCATCCCCCCAGCAGACTCCCTGGCTGAATCAGAGGGATCAAAGCCCACGGAGGTGCAGTGGGCGGAAGGACACGGTGTGTGGCAGGTGGGCGTGCAGAGCAGAACTCGGGGCAGCCAGGTGTGTGATCCCGGCCCCGGGGTGGCCCAGAGTCACTCAGGGCACAGCTGGTGTCCATAAAGCCCCTGGTTGCTTAGGGTCTCCACTAAACAGCTTCTgtgaaaagaacaacaaagtgTAACTAAGGGAATTGCTGGTTCAGACCCGACCTTGAGAAGACATTACATTCATTCTCTTGTCTCCAGGCAGAACTGCAAAAACTaccacagaatggtagaaaaaaaatcattttttaccTATTTCTTACGAATCTCAGAGTAGGCTCCAAATTCTCCCTAGGTAATATGCTTTAATGCTCTATCATCTTAGTGCCTGGGAAGTCCTTTCTTATGTTAAATTTAAGACTTCCTTGGTGCAACTTAAGTTTACTACAAAATGTCTTTGCCTGTGATCAAAGGATGTCTATATATTTAGCCTTAGGCATATtacttttgtgtttaaaaatgcatatttaaaatttaagagtaaTGCAATAACTTGACAGGGtgcttttaaagataaaaataatttaaaatcaccGCTAATCTTAACATTGGAAACTTTATCATTTTTGGATGTATTTTTCATAATTAGTTTTATGTCAAATTTACGGACCTTGGAATGCTGTAATTTTTAGGAGAGAAAACTACCTTGAATATTTTATCGTATCCATTTTAATGGTGtttcattgcttttatatttattatacttaagAAATATCCCTTTAAGTCAATGTTCCATAGTTTGCTAAGATATTGCTCTGTTTcgaacatttagatttttttccccaaaaagttTATGAACATATTATTGTTATTTCCTGAGGATAATTTCTGGGAAGCAGAACTGAGACAACAAAAACAAGTAGTTTTTGTCTTGCGGGTATATGGACAGATTGCTTTACAAAGAGGTGAGACAAATCGCTGGGGGTTCTGGTTTCATATGTAAGTGCTAGTTTCATCAGACCTTCCTTGTCCCTGGGCATCAGCCTGGAGTGAGTGCGCCTTTGTGCTTTGAGACTTTCACACTGTTTTGCTTCTACCAGTCATATCTGCTACTACTAATTAACCTCTCATTTGCTGTTATGCTGAACTTCCCCCCATTAACTTAGCAAACCATACTTTCATGTCTCCAGGCCTTCCTAGAAACTATACCCTCTGTTTGGAaacctctgcctctctctctctctctcaacttgaTAATCCCTACTCAACCTCCAAAATCCTTCTCAGATTTGCCCAGGAACTCTTTGTAAACTATCTTTTGTTTATCTGCTGCACACATTTGCCTAGGGTATATCCACATGGATATCGTATgtagcatttattgtttttatttgtttagataCTTGTCTCCCCACATATATGATTCATGTTTCCAATTGGCTTCATTTCTCATGCCTAGGACAAAAGTAggttttcaagaaatatttgttaaataaaagaataaattatttgaatgCTTTCCTATGACATTTTATTACATACACATCTACCAGCATAAGCTAAGTCACTTTCTATAAGATCGCGGTagcatttttgtcatttattttgccACGATAAAATGTTTAGACTGTCTGGCACGAATGGTAACTTCAGTTCCTCCCTGCTCAGAAACTTCTCAGAAATCCGGGACTGATAATAGCATCGTGGCCTAGGAGTACAGGCAGGTGGTCGAGCTTGGGCTTCTGCGTCAGCAACATCAGCTCCTACGTAAACAGCAGGCATCTTTCTTTTTAGAGCAGTAGCCTACTTGTGTTTCCATATAGTTACAAAATTCTTGACAGTAGCCTTCACTTCTCTTGCAGTTGACAACATAGAAATTTGGTTCAGGTTCTGTATGAAGAAATACCCAACATTAGCCTCTTAAAACGAGCTCAAGAATCaaacagtaaatttaaaaaacaacaaaatgaaaactacaaaaaaataaaagaaaagaaaaaagaatcaaacagtgGTCACTTTAGCCCTTAGGAATATGGTAGGATGGCAACGGATAGGAAACACCTTTCTGTAGCTCAAAGTTTTAaggtgtttgttctttttttttttttcctaatcctgCGACAGATAATCTAGTTCTGAACTATAACATCCACACCAGATAGATAGCTCTGCTCCTTCTAAGTCTCTTCTAACCAAATGGGAATAACAATCCTGTCTCATAGAAGTGCTGTTAGACCAAATGGCGCTTGCCCGGTGCTGGGCCTGTTCCTGTCTGCGGTGCAATAATggctttttctttccccttcccttggGCGGAGGACGAGACGAGTGAGTCCTCTGTGACGAGGGCAGCTGTGCAGGGATGGGATATTGGACGGGCTGCTGCAGGAAGCCACACTGCTGGGACTTCATCTGCTGGTTTCGCCAGCGATCGGCCAGCACGCTCTCGTCCTCCGGGCACTTGCCACCGAGCTTCTGACCCGGTCTCTCCTGTTTCAGGTCGGCAGTGAGTTCGGGATTAAGGACGCATCTTGGAAACTGCATCTCCTCCAGCGCTGTGGATAGGAAGCTGGCCCTGGACGGGGTTTGGGGCAGACCAGGAGCCTGGCCCTGTTCAGCGAAGTCCAGAAGAGCGTCCGTGGGCTCGTTGCCCTTTGTCCTCCCCTGTGCTCCTCCTCGCCCAGCAGACGGACAGCACAGCCTGTTCTCTGCCCGCATCTCCAGGGAGCATTCCCTGACCCTCATTTGGCAGCCACATTTGGAAGGTAGTCAGTGAATTGTGTGGAGTGACTGAGCCCCGAAGCCCAGGGAGCGGGGGCTCCGGCCTGGCAGGAGGAGAATGTTCTTCCAGGGCCTCCCCCAGCTGCTGTGTTTGGGCGAAGTCAGGGATTGCAGACACGGCCTCAGGGAAGCTGCGTCTCGGCCCCGGGACGCCCTCAGTGGTGCAGCCCAGAAGACGCGTCAGACCCACGGGGTCCCGACAGGCAGGGAAGCCCGGGCCACCCACACCGGCTTCCCCCAGCACCTGCCTGCCCAGCCACCTTCCCTGTACTCCTTCCCTCCGCATCTCCCGGGGGATGAACTTGTCACACGCTTCGGTGACCGACTTACCCTCGTAAGGCGGGGTACGCGGCGGTAAGACGTAGCGTTTTACTTGGCGGTGTGACGAGTGACCAGGCGACCCTTCCGCGAGTTCTCTGGGCCCCGCAGTGCCTGAGAGGTTAACATAGCGGGTTCCGGACGGTCCTGTTGAAGCATAAACACCAGCACGGCAAGTTCGGAGCTCTCCGTGCGGCGGACCCGTGAAGACGCGGCACCTGCGCTCGTGGGGCTGAGCGCACGCGGGCGAGGGGACAGGCAGCGGGCGGGGGCCGGTGCCACTCGCGTGCGCGTGTGTGGAGAGAGCAGGTGCGTGGCGTGTGAGACGCGTGTGCGGTCAGCAGGGAGCCTGGGTCCCTCATCAGAGCCAAGCTGAGCATCTCTTGAGCTCCCCTAAAAGCCAGTGTCCCTCtctggaaggggcaggggaaaGTTAAAAGGACAAGGAAACGGCGTCGGGGAGGGACCCTCTCCGTGGGGAAGCCAGTGAGCTCAGAGGCTCCTGCCCAGGAGCACCATCCGGAACATGTGCCGCCCGacgtcctctctccctgcccagcctggacTCCCATTCCCAAAACGCCCACTGCAGAGGGGTCCTGGCACCCAGGCCCAGGCCACCTTTCTCTTTTACCTGGAAACAGCAGGGCCACAAGGAGAAggctggcagagggagggagagatggctGCTTCATGTCTGCTGCGGGACCGCAGCCGGGAAGGGCGCAGGGTGCGCAGGCCCAGGGCTCCTTTATGGGGCTGGGCCGGGCGAGTGGGCCCGGGGCGTGGGCGGAGCCGCGTTCCAGTGACGGCTCATCCTGGGGGACACAGGTCAAGGCGGTAGCGTCCCACTGCTGCAGGGACAGACGCTCGAGCGGTACTTCTCAGAAAGTAAATAACATGCCTGGATGCCTTACGTGGGTTTGGCGATTAAGAAAGAacagggggagagaaagagaagagtagCAGGAAGATGAAAGGTCTGGAGAAGCAGAACAAATGGGTCATTTTCATAAAATCACCAGTTTCCTCAAGCGCTTCTCAGTAGCCCGGTATTCATTAAACAATGACTTAAGTAAAGCTGCCCATAGCGCTTCTATTCTGTCTGCTGAACATGCTTATTTCAGTGCAAAAAAAGTCATCAAACCTCCCAGGTAGGACTTGGTTTCAGAAACTGTCATTTCCTGTCATTCCTTGTGGCCTGCTAAAAGCCACATCTATCCTGAAGGGAGGCGGAAGGCAATGGCAGAACCCATTACAGAATATGCTAATCGTTGGTTCAAACTCTTTTTTTTGGTCCATGcaacttataaaaaatatttttttaagctgCTTAGTATGTGGGATCTTGATTTACTTGAAGCAAATAGGTGAGCTACAGTAAAATGAAAGAGACTCCTTTGACAGAAAAGATGATCTGCAACCCCCATCCCTGAAGGATCTTATGGGAAAAtgcaaaagtgtgtgt harbors:
- the LOC138393557 gene encoding sperm-associated antigen 11A-like; translation: MKVVFLFAVLVCVLQTNSGDIPPGIRNTICLMQHGTCRLFFCHSGEKKGDICSDPWNRCCTPNKEEGQKETPEKAD
- the LOC138393558 gene encoding sperm-associated antigen 11B-like, with the translated sequence MKQPSLPPSASLLLVALLFPGPSGTRYVNLSGTAGPRELAEGSPGHSSHRQVKRYVLPPRTPPYEEPEPNFYVVNCKRSEGYCQEFCNYMETQVGYCSKKKDACCLRRS